The Marinobacter szutsaonensis sequence CCCAGTCCGGACAGCTTCGGGTATACACCCATTACCGGCTTCTGGCCGCCCTGGCCGTGGCAACCAGCACATACCGCTGCGTTCTGTTCACCTGCCTGGGGATCTCCTGCTCCGTGTGCCAGCGTTGTAAGGCTTACACCAAGAACAACTCCTGCGATCAGTTTTTTCATGCTCGCTCCGCTTCTCTCATCTTAAAAGTATTCTTCATCATGCAGCCGGCAGGCGCTGACCAGGCAGGCTCAAAACCGGGACTGAAAGCGGCCACGCACAGCGCGCCGCCCGGAATTGGTGTAGCATTATACATTAATCGCCAATAACTGAAATCCAAAGGAAAGCCAACTGTTGTGGACCCTGATCTGACTCAAAAATCCATCTCTTTTAACAGCGCCCGATTCCTGATCAGCGCGTCCCGGCTGGATGAGTGTCCGCCCGATCTGGGGGCGGAAGTTGCCTTTGCCGGCCGCTCCAACGCCGGTAAATCCAGCGCGCTCAATGCCATCACCGCCAACGGCAAGCTGGCCCGAACCTCCAAGACCCCGGGGCGCACCCGCCTGATCAACTTCTTCTCCCTGAACCGGGAGGGATGTCGGCTGGTGGACCTGCCGGGCTATGGCTACGCCAAGGTGTCGCGGGACATGAAGGACGACTGGCAGCAACACCTGGGCCATTACCTGAACGACCGCCGGTGCCTGCGGGGCCTGGTCCTGGTCATGGACATCCGCCACCCGTTGACCGACTTCGACCAAATGATGGTGGAATGGTGCGAACATAACCACCTTCCGCTGATGATTCTTGCCACCAAGGCCGACAAACTGAAATTCGGCCAGGCCAAGACCGCCATGCTGGGCATTGCCAAACAGCTGAAGAACTACCAGTGCGTTGAGCACCTGATCATGTTCTCCGCCACCTCCAAGCGGGGCGTCGAGGAGTGCCGGGAGGCACTTACGGAATGGCTGGAGGCGGAACCGCCGGAACTGGCATAAAAAAAACCGGTCTGCCAAGCGACAGACCGGTGAAACGTCAGGGTTTGCGACGTGCTAAAACCTGAGAACTCACTCAGGAGACGCAAGGAATGTCCGAATTCCCAACGTCACTCATATGACCAGCGCCCACGCCTGAAGTTCCTGTATCGTTCATTTTTTAATCAATATTTCGCCTTTTACTTACTCGGATTGTTTCAGACACTGGTCCCGGTCGGCTCCGGAAGCGATGGCCGGTACTTTTCCCGCAAGGCCATTACCTGTTCCCGGTATCCCGGAGTCAGATAGGGAATCTCCAGGGTGAGCACCTGGTAGATGCCCTGCTTGAGTTCTGCCAGGCTGAGACTGGCGGGCTCATCCGCCGCGTGGGCCGTTTTCAGGAATGCCATCCAGTTGGTGATCACCAGCCAGACATTCAGGGACATGGCCGAACGCAGGTCCTCGGGCTGGGGCTCGATGATGCCCGCCTCCGACATCTTCTCGAAGATCTGGCTGATGGCCGCCAGACAGCGGTTGGTGAATTCCCGATAATCCTTCCGCAGGCGAGTATCGCTATCGAGCAGGTATTCCAGGTCCCGGTGAAAAAACCGGTAACTCCAGAGCCCGTCAAACACGGATTCAAGATAAAAGGCCAGATCCTCCAGGGTCAGCGGTCGGTCCTGGGGAATATCCAGGTAATAATCCACCAGCTTTTCGTACTCCAGGAAGATCTCGTAGATAATGTCCGACTTGTTGCGGAAGTGGTAATAGAGGTTGCCTGGAGAGATCGCCAGATGGGCGGCAATGTGATTGGTGGTGACATTGCGCTCGCCCCGTTCGTTGAACAGCTCGAGACTGGCAAGGAGGATCTTGTCTCTGGTTTTCATAAGGTTATGAGCACTAGTAGTGGTCTTTCAGTCGACTGGCCCGATCGGCCATCGGCGCTTGCTTGACTGCCTAGAGTATATACTCTAATAATACTCCCTGATGCAAACTGGCTGTTTTTTGGCCACACCACAAAACAGGTTGCCGGCCCCGATGCCGGTTACCCAGGGGAGAATGTCATGGCTGCTACCGTCGTCCAGCTCACGGAAAGCAAGAAACACATCCAGCATACCCACCGGGTATTCGCAGCTCAGAAAAAGGCCTTCCGGGGCAATCCCTCGCCGTCGCTGACCGAGCGGCAGGACAACCTAAAGCGATTGAAACGCGTCCTGCTCAGCAACCAGGACCGGCTGGTGGAAGCCATTGACCGTGATTTCAGCTGCCGTTCCCGGGATGAATCACTGATTGCCGAGGTGATGCCGTCGATCCAGGGCATCAACTACACCCTGAAAAACCTCGGCGACTGGATGAAACCGTCCAAACGCCATGTGTCGGTGCTGTTCCAGCCCGCCAGCAACAAGGTGCACTACCAGCCCAAGGGCGTGGTGGGTGTGATCGTGCCCTGGAACTATCCCCTGTACCTGGCGGTTGGCCCGCTGGTGGCTTCCCTGGCCGCCGGTAACCGGACCATGATCAAGATGTCCGAATACACGCCGCACACCTCGGCGCTGTTCAAGGAAATCATCGAGGACAACTTTGCCGAGGACCTGGTCGCAGTGATCAATGGCGAAGCGGATGTGGCTGCAGATTTCTCCTCCCGGCCCTTTGACCATCTGCTGTTCACCGGCTCCACGTCGGTCGGCAAGCTGGTGATGCGCGCGGCAGCGGAGAATCTCACGCCCGTGACCCTGGAGCTGGGCGGCAAGTCCCCAGCCATCGTTTCCCCGGATGTGCCCATGGAAGATGCGGCCCAGCGCATTGCCTTCGGCAAGGCCTTCAACGCCGGGCAGACCTGCGTCGCGCCGGACTATGTGCTGTGTCCGGCAGACCGGGTGCAGACCTTTGTGGATGAGTACCGTACCCGTTTCGCGGAAATGTATCCGAGCCTGCGGGATAATGACGATTACACCGCGATCATCAACGAGCGCCAGTACGAGCGTCTGCAGGGTTACCTTGACGACGCCAGGGAGAAAGGTGCGGAGTTGATCGAGATCAATCCGGCCCGGGAGAACCTGAAGGATGGCACCCGGAAGATTCCGCTGACTCTGGTGCTGAAAGCAAACCCGGACATGAAGGTGATGCAGGACGAGATTTTCGGTCCGATCCTGCCGGTGGTGGCCTACGGCACCCTCGATGAGGCCATCCACTACATCAATGACCGTCCGCGCCCGCTGGCGCTGTATTTCTTCGGTTACGACAAGGATGAGCAGCAGCACGTGGTGGAGAATACCCACTCCGGCGGCATGTGCATCAACGATGCGCTGATGCATGTGGCCCAGGACGATCTGCCGTTCGGTGGCATCGGGGATTCCGGTATGGGCCACTATCACGGCCGGGAGGGTTTCCTGACCTTCTCCCATCACCGGGCGATCTTCACCAAGCAGAAGTTCAACAGCGGCAAATATGTCTATGCCCCGCACGGGACCGCCATGCACAGGCTGGTTTACCGGTTCTTTATTCGCTGATTCTTTTGCCTGCGAGTCCGGGTGCCTGTCGGCGATGGGCATTCCTTTCCGGGACACGCCGTGAATACCCCTGCGGGGTCCGGCCGGCAATCACAGATTGCCGTCGTCAGTTTGTCGCATGAAGCTTCGCTTCATAAACGCTCGAACTGACCCATGTAGGCTTGAGCAAAACATCCCTGTTTTGCACAGTCCCGGAAAGGAATGCCCATCACCGACGCCCGGATTGGTTGCAGGCCGCATTACAACAATAAAAGAGAAAGGTCCGATGAACGATCAATCCGAAGTACGTTCAACTTCCTCCGATTTCGTCAACCTCGACCGCCGAAGTTTTCTGAAAACCGGACTCGGCGGAGCCATTTTTCTGGGTACCGTCAGTGCCACCGCCGGTCTCAGCGGCTGTAGCTCTACCCCTGCCGGTCGGGTCAGCGCAGTTGGCACCCGCATGGATGCCAGTTACGAGTTCCGTTTCCTGACTTCCGACGATATCCAGCTGTTCGAGGCCCTGCTCCCGGCGATTATCGGCCCCGGGCTGCCGGAGCAGCCGCAGGCACGGCGCATGGTGATCGCCGGTACCATCGAGCGGATCGATGCCGGCATCCATAAATTCGGGCCGGCGAACCAGAAGGAACTCCGGCGCCTGTTCGATCTGCTCAATTTCGGCCTGACCCGCGTCACCATCGCCCGGGTCTGGTCGAGCTGGCCCAAGGTCACTACCGAAGAGGCCGATGCGTTCCTGGAGCGCTGGCGTACCAGCGGTATCGGCCTGTTCAACAACGGTTATATTGCCCTGACCAAGATCAGCAACGTGGCGTTCTATGGTTACGAGGATTTCTGGCATCTCTCCGGCTATCCCGGGCCGCCAAAATGGGCGGTGGATGCCTTACCCCAATTCCAGAACGCGTAATCCCCAGCTGATTGACGGAGCCAACCATGCAGTTAAAAGATCGAATCGCCCAGGGCCTGGAATCCGGCTGGAAAGTCACCGATGGCGCCACCCTGACCGAAAACCGCGCCCTTGAAGCCGATGTCGTGGTGATCGGCACCGGCGCCGGAGGCGGCACCACCGCCGAAATCCTGGCCAAAAGCGGCTTGTCCGTCATTCTGGTGGAAGAAGGCCGGCTGTATTACCAGAAAGACTTCAAGATGGACGAACTCAGCGCCTACGCCAGCCTGTACCAGGAGGGCATGAGCCGGGTCACCAAGGACGGCGCCATCGCCATTCTCCAGGGCCGCTGCGTTGGCGGTTCCACCACCGTGAACTGGACCAGCAGCTTCCGCACCCCGGACGCCACCCTGGACTACTGGGCCGACCGGTTCGGCCTCGACGCCCTCGCCCCGGACGCCATGGCCCCCTGGTTCGACGGCCGGGAACAGCGCCACAACATGGAATCCTGGGCGGTGAAGCCCAACGTCAACAACGACATCCTGCGCCAGGGCTGCGACCAACTCGGTTACAGCTGGCAGGTCATTCCCCGCAACGTCAAAGGCTGCTGGAACCTGGGCTACTGCGGCGTCGGCTGCCCCACCAACGCAAAACAGGGCGCCCTGCTCACAACCGTCCCGGGGGCACTGGATAACGATGCCCACCTGATCCACGGCCTGCGGGCGGACAAACTGGTGATGAACCAGGACCGCATCGACCACCTTCAGGCCAGTGCCATGGCTGCCGACGGTATCACACCCTCCGGCGTCACGGTCACCCTGAAGGCACGACACTTCGTCGCCGCCGCCAGCGCCATCGGCACCCCCGGCCTGCTGCTGCGCTCCGGTATCCCCGACCCGCACAACCGCATCGGTAAGCGTTCCTTCATCCATCCGGTCAACGCCTGCGTCGCGGAAATGCCCGAGAAAGTCGAGCCCTTCTACGGCGCGCCCCAGTCCATCTACTCCGACCACTTCAACTTCAGTGGCGGCGTCGACGGCCCGGTGGGCTACAAACTCGAAGTGCCCCCTTTGCACCCGGCCATGTCCAGCGGCGTCATCCCCGGCCACGGCGACACCCAGATCAACAACATGGCCCGCCTGCCCTGGATGAACTCCGTCATCGCCCTGCTCCGGGACGGTTTCCACCCCGCCAGCCCCGGCGGCACCATCGGTCTGCGCGACGACGGCAGCCCGTACCTGGACTACCCGGTCACCGACTACCTCTGGGACGGCCTGCGCCGGGCCTTCTACACCATGGCCGAAATCCAGTTCGCCGCCGGCGCCAAACGC is a genomic window containing:
- the yihA gene encoding ribosome biogenesis GTP-binding protein YihA/YsxC, with translation MDPDLTQKSISFNSARFLISASRLDECPPDLGAEVAFAGRSNAGKSSALNAITANGKLARTSKTPGRTRLINFFSLNREGCRLVDLPGYGYAKVSRDMKDDWQQHLGHYLNDRRCLRGLVLVMDIRHPLTDFDQMMVEWCEHNHLPLMILATKADKLKFGQAKTAMLGIAKQLKNYQCVEHLIMFSATSKRGVEECREALTEWLEAEPPELA
- a CDS encoding TetR/AcrR family transcriptional regulator translates to MKTRDKILLASLELFNERGERNVTTNHIAAHLAISPGNLYYHFRNKSDIIYEIFLEYEKLVDYYLDIPQDRPLTLEDLAFYLESVFDGLWSYRFFHRDLEYLLDSDTRLRKDYREFTNRCLAAISQIFEKMSEAGIIEPQPEDLRSAMSLNVWLVITNWMAFLKTAHAADEPASLSLAELKQGIYQVLTLEIPYLTPGYREQVMALREKYRPSLPEPTGTSV
- a CDS encoding coniferyl aldehyde dehydrogenase, translated to MAATVVQLTESKKHIQHTHRVFAAQKKAFRGNPSPSLTERQDNLKRLKRVLLSNQDRLVEAIDRDFSCRSRDESLIAEVMPSIQGINYTLKNLGDWMKPSKRHVSVLFQPASNKVHYQPKGVVGVIVPWNYPLYLAVGPLVASLAAGNRTMIKMSEYTPHTSALFKEIIEDNFAEDLVAVINGEADVAADFSSRPFDHLLFTGSTSVGKLVMRAAAENLTPVTLELGGKSPAIVSPDVPMEDAAQRIAFGKAFNAGQTCVAPDYVLCPADRVQTFVDEYRTRFAEMYPSLRDNDDYTAIINERQYERLQGYLDDAREKGAELIEINPARENLKDGTRKIPLTLVLKANPDMKVMQDEIFGPILPVVAYGTLDEAIHYINDRPRPLALYFFGYDKDEQQHVVENTHSGGMCINDALMHVAQDDLPFGGIGDSGMGHYHGREGFLTFSHHRAIFTKQKFNSGKYVYAPHGTAMHRLVYRFFIR
- a CDS encoding GMC family oxidoreductase, whose amino-acid sequence is MQLKDRIAQGLESGWKVTDGATLTENRALEADVVVIGTGAGGGTTAEILAKSGLSVILVEEGRLYYQKDFKMDELSAYASLYQEGMSRVTKDGAIAILQGRCVGGSTTVNWTSSFRTPDATLDYWADRFGLDALAPDAMAPWFDGREQRHNMESWAVKPNVNNDILRQGCDQLGYSWQVIPRNVKGCWNLGYCGVGCPTNAKQGALLTTVPGALDNDAHLIHGLRADKLVMNQDRIDHLQASAMAADGITPSGVTVTLKARHFVAAASAIGTPGLLLRSGIPDPHNRIGKRSFIHPVNACVAEMPEKVEPFYGAPQSIYSDHFNFSGGVDGPVGYKLEVPPLHPAMSSGVIPGHGDTQINNMARLPWMNSVIALLRDGFHPASPGGTIGLRDDGSPYLDYPVTDYLWDGLRRAFYTMAEIQFAAGAKRVRLMHLDSDWYSTWADAKAAIDQLPMELHRVRLFTAHQMGGCGMGANPEDSVVNGFGEHHHVSNLSVHDASIFPTSIGANPQLSVYALSARNSTRLANRLKA